The Actinocatenispora sera genome has a window encoding:
- a CDS encoding MBL fold metallo-hydrolase, producing MRIRVLGSCGAWPEPGRACTGFLISDAGRHLVVDLGYGTAPRLFAALPADRLDAVVLTHAHPDHMLDVHALLRARHYGFRGAGLPRLPVYAPAGLAEVLAPLEGADGAELLAAAFDWHEYRPGSSIDLDPVRIELVALPHYVPNAGVRVTGPGGVFAYTGDTGPDPAVARLGAGADLFAVDATFQDRPVSTVIPDQRFNLSAREAAGFAAQAGARRLLLTHFWPGADRSRAAAEAAEHFSGPILVADEDQVIELTGPDM from the coding sequence GTGCGGATCCGTGTCCTCGGCAGCTGCGGCGCCTGGCCCGAACCGGGCCGCGCTTGCACCGGTTTTCTGATCAGTGACGCGGGCCGGCATCTCGTCGTCGACCTCGGGTACGGCACCGCGCCGCGGTTGTTCGCCGCGCTGCCGGCCGACCGGCTCGACGCGGTCGTGCTCACGCACGCCCACCCGGACCACATGCTCGACGTGCACGCGCTGCTGCGGGCCCGGCACTACGGCTTCCGCGGCGCCGGCCTGCCCCGGCTGCCGGTGTACGCACCGGCCGGTCTCGCCGAGGTGCTCGCGCCGCTGGAGGGGGCGGACGGCGCGGAGCTGCTGGCGGCGGCGTTCGACTGGCACGAGTACCGGCCGGGTAGCTCGATCGACCTCGACCCGGTGCGGATCGAGCTGGTCGCCCTGCCGCACTACGTGCCGAACGCGGGGGTCCGGGTCACCGGGCCGGGCGGCGTGTTCGCCTACACCGGCGACACCGGGCCGGATCCGGCCGTGGCCCGGCTGGGTGCCGGCGCCGACCTGTTCGCGGTCGACGCCACGTTCCAGGACCGTCCGGTCAGCACGGTGATACCCGACCAGCGGTTCAACCTGTCGGCCCGGGAGGCGGCCGGGTTCGCCGCCCAGGCCGGTGCCCGGCGGCTGCTGCTGACCCACTTCTGGCCCGGCGCGGACCGGAGCCGGGCCGCGGCGGAGGCGGCCGAGCACTTCTCCGGGCCGATCCTGGTCGCGGACGAGGACCAGGTCATCGAGCTGACCGGCCCCGATATGTAA
- a CDS encoding DUF6186 family protein: MSATRIATLVAYGLALVSIVALEVAGRREGSRVPTLAQLCGFVMRYRVGRVPLGRVALLGFWWWVGFHFFAR; encoded by the coding sequence ATGAGCGCTACGCGTATCGCGACGCTCGTCGCGTACGGGCTGGCCCTGGTGTCGATCGTGGCGCTGGAGGTGGCCGGCCGCCGCGAGGGTTCCCGGGTACCGACGCTCGCCCAGCTGTGCGGCTTCGTCATGCGGTACCGGGTGGGCCGGGTCCCGCTCGGCCGGGTGGCGCTGCTCGGCTTCTGGTGGTGGGTCGGCTTCCACTTCTTCGCCCGCTGA
- a CDS encoding DHH family phosphoesterase: MTPPAPIAEADWAAALDRLRSARSILLTCHLNPDGDALGSMLGAGLGLAQLGLPVQASFPSPFELTGVLAELPGRELLVPPGEAPRAPDLLVSFDASSVERLGDLADRLGTAGHTLVFDHHASNPGFGELNLVDPSAAATAVLVDELLRRLGVRLTAPIAECLYVALSTDTGSFAFAATTQAVHELAGRLVATGIPHAELSRKLYHTRPFGALRLLADVLGRARLDPGAASGAGLVSSHATLDDLARHGQPPQVLETLIGDLRTAQEAEVACLAKQAAAEEWVVSLRSKGAVDVSRVAVALGGGGHRFAAGFTGHGSVDEVLASVTAALADCPLDR; encoded by the coding sequence GTGACGCCACCCGCCCCGATCGCCGAGGCGGACTGGGCGGCGGCGCTCGACCGGCTCCGGTCGGCCCGCTCGATCCTGCTCACCTGCCACCTGAACCCGGACGGCGACGCGCTGGGCAGCATGCTGGGCGCCGGCCTCGGCCTGGCCCAGCTGGGGCTACCGGTGCAGGCGAGCTTCCCCAGCCCGTTCGAGCTGACCGGCGTGCTGGCCGAGCTGCCCGGCCGCGAGCTGCTGGTACCGCCGGGCGAGGCGCCGCGCGCACCCGACCTGCTGGTGTCGTTCGACGCGAGCAGCGTCGAACGGCTCGGTGACCTCGCCGACCGGCTGGGTACCGCGGGGCACACGCTGGTGTTCGACCACCACGCGTCGAACCCCGGCTTCGGCGAGTTGAACCTGGTCGACCCGTCCGCCGCCGCCACCGCGGTCCTGGTCGACGAGCTGCTGCGCCGGCTCGGCGTCCGGTTGACCGCGCCGATCGCGGAGTGCCTGTACGTCGCGCTGTCCACCGATACCGGCTCGTTCGCGTTCGCCGCCACCACCCAGGCGGTGCACGAGCTGGCCGGCCGGCTCGTGGCCACCGGCATCCCGCACGCCGAGCTGAGCCGCAAGCTGTACCACACGCGTCCGTTCGGCGCGCTGCGGCTGCTCGCCGACGTGCTCGGTCGGGCGCGCCTGGACCCGGGCGCCGCCTCCGGCGCGGGCCTGGTGTCCAGTCACGCCACCCTCGACGACCTGGCCCGGCACGGCCAGCCGCCGCAGGTGCTGGAGACGCTGATCGGCGACCTGCGTACCGCGCAGGAGGCCGAGGTCGCCTGCCTCGCCAAGCAGGCCGCCGCCGAGGAGTGGGTGGTGTCGCTGCGCAGCAAGGGCGCGGTGGACGTGAGCCGGGTGGCGGTGGCGCTCGGCGGTGGCGGGCACCGGTTCGCGGCCGGCTTCACCGGCCACGGCAGCGTCGACGAGGTGCTCGCCTCGGTCACCGCCGCGCTTGCCGACTGCCCGCTGGATCGCTGA
- the rbfA gene encoding 30S ribosome-binding factor RbfA produces the protein MSDPARVRRYAERIKELVASALRKQVKDPRLGMVTITDVRLTNDLHDATLFYTVLGDPTEQAATTAALASANGLLRSIVGKRLGLRFAPTLTFVVDEVPEQADHIEQLLAAARAADAEVQRQAVDAQYAGDAQPYKVDEDDEDETGDEAEEPVADEPDRDLSHARPGGPA, from the coding sequence ATGTCGGACCCCGCCCGGGTGCGCCGGTACGCCGAACGGATCAAGGAGCTGGTCGCGTCCGCGTTGCGCAAGCAGGTCAAGGACCCGCGGCTGGGCATGGTGACGATCACCGACGTCCGGCTCACCAACGACCTGCACGACGCCACGCTGTTCTACACGGTGCTGGGTGACCCGACCGAGCAGGCCGCCACCACCGCCGCCCTGGCCAGCGCGAACGGGCTGCTGCGCAGCATCGTGGGCAAGCGGCTGGGCCTGCGGTTCGCGCCGACGCTGACGTTCGTGGTCGACGAGGTGCCGGAGCAGGCCGACCACATCGAGCAGCTGCTCGCCGCCGCCCGCGCCGCCGACGCCGAGGTGCAACGGCAGGCGGTCGACGCGCAGTACGCCGGCGATGCCCAGCCGTACAAGGTGGACGAGGACGACGAGGACGAGACCGGCGACGAGGCCGAGGAGCCGGTCGCCGACGAGCCGGATCGTGACCTCTCGCACGCCCGGCCCGGCGGACCCGCGTGA
- a CDS encoding helix-turn-helix domain-containing protein, which produces MSKPIVELTDPRALRALAHPLRLALLGLLRREGPLTATRAGQLLDESSASCSFHLRQLAKYGLVEEAAGGTGRQRPWQATARATTWPSRPDSLEVRAATDALSAVIAERYLAAMLNWIGRRDAEPDEWRQAPFGDQDVYLTAAEMADLAERTTALFAPYLPRTDDESLRPAGARRVMYLDVALPLGR; this is translated from the coding sequence ATGTCGAAGCCCATCGTGGAGCTGACCGACCCGCGCGCCCTCCGCGCCCTCGCCCACCCGCTGCGCCTCGCCCTGCTCGGCCTGCTCCGCCGGGAAGGGCCGCTCACCGCCACCCGTGCCGGCCAGCTGCTCGACGAGTCGTCCGCCAGCTGCTCGTTCCACCTGCGCCAGCTCGCCAAGTACGGCCTGGTCGAGGAGGCCGCCGGCGGCACCGGCCGGCAGCGGCCGTGGCAGGCCACCGCCCGCGCCACCACGTGGCCGAGCCGCCCGGACAGCCTGGAGGTACGGGCCGCCACCGACGCGCTGTCCGCGGTGATCGCGGAGCGCTATCTGGCGGCGATGCTGAACTGGATCGGCCGCCGCGACGCGGAACCGGACGAGTGGCGCCAGGCGCCGTTCGGCGACCAGGACGTGTACCTGACCGCCGCCGAGATGGCCGACCTCGCCGAACGGACCACCGCGCTGTTCGCGCCGTACCTGCCGCGCACCGACGACGAGTCGCTGCGGCCGGCCGGTGCCCGCCGGGTGATGTACCTCGACGTCGCCCTCCCCCTCGGCCGCTGA
- a CDS encoding MFS transporter has translation MARADTLRMLRAPDFRRLWGSHTVSLLGDQIRTLALPLAAVLVLHAGPAQMGLLTAAGTLPALLFSLLAGAASDRYGRRRRTMVLADLLRAALLATVPVAAVFGTLSLTQLYLVAFGTGTLSVLFDVADASMFVAVVPRERFVAANSLIHGSRAASYLAGPSLGGLLVQAVGAPLGLLADAVSFLASAVLLRGIRTPEPPTERAGLAGLVGGLSYLRRSATIRATLTGTAVMNLFNFAFAALFTLYATTALGISPGTLGLVLGAGAVGSLLGAFLTPRLGRLIGIGPAALLGMVLFPAPLILVPLADRPGPTALLLVFGSEFGAGLGVMMLDIAFGSITAAIVPARLRARVSGAFQSVNYGVRPIGSLLGGALGAALGLRPALWIATVGALAGVLFVLPSPVRRLRRLPDEPEEQPTGGPLRAGAPA, from the coding sequence ATGGCGCGGGCCGACACGCTGCGCATGCTGCGCGCGCCAGACTTCCGCCGGCTGTGGGGCAGCCACACCGTCTCCCTGCTCGGCGACCAGATCCGCACCCTCGCGCTGCCGCTCGCGGCGGTGCTCGTGCTGCACGCCGGCCCCGCCCAGATGGGGTTGCTGACCGCGGCGGGGACCCTGCCGGCCCTGCTGTTCTCGCTGCTCGCCGGCGCCGCGAGCGACCGGTACGGGCGGCGGCGCCGCACCATGGTGCTCGCCGACCTGCTGCGCGCGGCGCTGCTCGCCACGGTGCCGGTCGCCGCCGTGTTCGGCACGCTGAGCCTGACCCAGCTGTACCTGGTGGCCTTCGGGACCGGCACGCTGTCGGTGCTGTTCGACGTGGCCGACGCGAGCATGTTCGTCGCGGTCGTGCCGCGGGAGCGGTTCGTCGCGGCCAACTCGCTGATCCACGGCAGCCGGGCCGCGTCGTACCTGGCCGGGCCGAGCCTGGGCGGCCTGCTGGTGCAGGCGGTGGGGGCGCCGCTGGGACTGCTCGCCGACGCGGTGTCGTTCCTCGCCTCGGCGGTGCTGCTGCGCGGGATCCGGACGCCCGAGCCGCCCACCGAACGCGCCGGGCTGGCCGGCCTGGTGGGCGGGCTGAGCTACCTGCGCCGGTCCGCCACGATCCGCGCCACGCTCACCGGTACCGCGGTGATGAACCTGTTCAACTTCGCCTTCGCCGCGCTGTTCACGCTGTACGCCACCACCGCGCTGGGCATCTCCCCCGGCACGCTCGGGCTGGTGCTCGGCGCCGGGGCGGTCGGCAGCCTGCTCGGCGCGTTCCTGACCCCGCGGCTCGGCCGGCTGATCGGGATCGGGCCGGCAGCGCTGCTCGGGATGGTGCTGTTTCCCGCCCCGCTGATCCTGGTGCCGCTGGCGGACCGGCCCGGGCCGACCGCGCTGCTGCTGGTGTTCGGCTCGGAGTTCGGCGCCGGGCTCGGCGTGATGATGCTCGACATCGCGTTCGGTTCGATCACCGCGGCGATCGTGCCGGCCCGGTTGCGGGCGCGGGTCTCCGGCGCGTTCCAGTCGGTCAACTACGGGGTGCGACCGATCGGATCGCTGCTGGGCGGGGCGCTCGGCGCCGCGCTCGGGTTGCGCCCGGCGCTGTGGATCGCCACCGTGGGCGCCCTGGCCGGCGTGCTGTTCGTGCTGCCCAGCCCGGTGCGGCGGCTACGCCGGCTCCCGGACGAACCCGAGGAACAGCCGACCGGCGGGCCGCTGCGCGCCGGGGCACCCGCCTGA
- a CDS encoding DUF503 domain-containing protein: MYTGTALFDVLLPDDSNSLKAKRAYVRPVVAALRKLDVAVAEVGDQELHRRSQLGVAAVSGDSGHLTEVLDACERLVAGRPELELLSVRRRRYGADD; this comes from the coding sequence GTGTATACCGGTACCGCGCTGTTCGACGTCCTGCTGCCCGACGACAGCAACTCGCTGAAGGCCAAGCGGGCGTACGTGCGGCCCGTCGTCGCCGCGCTGCGCAAGCTCGACGTGGCGGTCGCCGAGGTCGGCGACCAGGAACTGCACCGGCGCAGCCAGCTTGGTGTCGCCGCGGTCTCCGGCGACAGCGGGCACCTCACCGAGGTGCTGGACGCGTGCGAGCGGTTGGTCGCCGGCCGGCCCGAGCTGGAGCTGCTGTCGGTGCGCCGCCGCCGGTACGGCGCCGACGACTGA
- a CDS encoding TRM11 family SAM-dependent methyltransferase yields MAEYAILLLPSLNRVYSQTAVTLTRRELAVFDATVLGGKLADVAETEIAGVPYVTFTAEALTDTDLAHLANLSSRYAMFERVGGLLRPVTATPLDLFGSDLLTILKYPGKTNEQFTKLLLNVTALSTDRPGDLLARKLRVLDPMCGRGTTLNQALMYGLSVAGVDIDSKDIDAYAAFLKTWLRAARIKHKAQWAPIRRNRSVLARRFDVELAATKEQYRAGETIELTAIIGDTVHIGQFFRHRSFDVLVADAPYGVAHGSHGRSVSRSPVELIAASAPSWAQLLRPGGAFGLSFNTHVSRRADLAAILTDAGLTVLDGPAYQGFEHRVDQAIVRDLLVARRESEPVPARVRPGTEPGRPDVGAEPASGDTGGVPGPVD; encoded by the coding sequence ATGGCCGAGTACGCGATCCTGCTGTTGCCGTCGCTGAACCGGGTGTACTCGCAGACCGCGGTGACGCTGACCCGGCGGGAGCTGGCGGTGTTCGATGCGACGGTGCTGGGCGGCAAGCTCGCGGACGTCGCCGAGACCGAGATCGCCGGCGTGCCGTACGTGACGTTCACCGCCGAGGCGCTGACCGACACCGACCTGGCCCACCTGGCGAACCTGTCCTCGCGGTACGCGATGTTCGAGCGGGTCGGTGGGCTGCTGCGGCCGGTGACCGCGACCCCGCTGGACCTGTTCGGCTCGGATCTGCTCACCATCCTCAAGTATCCGGGGAAGACGAACGAGCAGTTCACCAAGCTGCTGCTGAACGTCACGGCGCTGTCCACCGACCGGCCGGGCGACCTGCTGGCCCGCAAGCTGCGGGTGCTCGACCCGATGTGTGGCCGCGGCACCACGCTCAACCAGGCCCTGATGTACGGGCTGTCGGTCGCCGGTGTGGACATCGACAGCAAGGACATCGACGCGTACGCGGCGTTTCTGAAGACGTGGCTGCGCGCGGCACGGATCAAGCACAAGGCGCAGTGGGCGCCGATCCGGCGCAACCGGTCGGTACTGGCTCGCCGGTTCGACGTCGAGCTGGCGGCGACCAAGGAGCAGTACCGGGCCGGCGAGACGATCGAGCTGACCGCCATCATCGGCGACACCGTCCACATCGGACAGTTCTTCCGGCACCGGTCGTTCGACGTGCTGGTCGCGGACGCGCCGTACGGCGTGGCGCACGGCAGCCACGGGCGCAGCGTGTCGCGCAGCCCGGTGGAGCTGATCGCCGCGTCGGCGCCGAGTTGGGCGCAGCTGCTGCGGCCGGGCGGCGCGTTCGGGCTGTCGTTCAACACCCACGTGTCCCGCCGGGCCGACCTCGCCGCGATCCTCACCGATGCCGGGCTCACGGTGCTGGACGGTCCCGCGTACCAGGGGTTCGAGCACCGGGTGGACCAGGCGATCGTGCGCGACCTGCTGGTCGCCCGCCGGGAGAGCGAGCCGGTGCCGGCACGCGTGCGGCCCGGCACCGAACCGGGCCGGCCGGACGTCGGGGCGGAGCCGGCGTCCGGAGACACCGGTGGCGTCCCGGGACCGGTGGACTGA
- a CDS encoding DUF202 domain-containing protein encodes MPDEPAPDADRPTLDRSAAWRDHLANERTYLAWLRSALAVLALGLAAARFGGRGGVAAGAILTVVAIAGLVFGAARYRRGRRTITTGVLPAGGGTAPIIAGVILVVSFLLAFLVLELAD; translated from the coding sequence GTGCCCGACGAGCCCGCACCCGACGCCGACCGGCCCACCCTGGACCGCAGCGCCGCCTGGCGGGACCACCTGGCCAACGAACGCACGTACCTGGCCTGGCTGCGCTCGGCGCTCGCGGTGCTCGCGCTGGGGCTCGCCGCCGCCCGGTTCGGCGGCCGGGGCGGCGTCGCGGCCGGCGCCATCCTCACCGTCGTCGCGATCGCCGGGCTGGTCTTCGGCGCGGCACGGTACCGGCGGGGCCGGCGCACCATCACCACGGGCGTCCTGCCGGCCGGTGGCGGCACCGCGCCGATCATCGCCGGCGTAATCCTGGTGGTCAGCTTCCTGCTCGCCTTCCTCGTACTCGAACTCGCCGACTGA
- a CDS encoding Lrp/AsnC family transcriptional regulator, with the protein MLDATNVRLLRELSADPRMSMSALARRLDMSPPAVTERVQRLERAGVIRGYRVTLDPAALGLPLTAFARIRPVAGQLARIVALAEELPEISECHRITGEDCFLLKLHAASMAHIESILDRFLLYGQTTTSVVVSTPVPRRCPPLPDVP; encoded by the coding sequence TTGCTCGACGCGACGAACGTCCGGCTGCTGCGCGAGCTGTCCGCCGACCCGCGGATGAGCATGTCGGCGCTGGCCCGCCGGCTGGACATGTCGCCACCGGCGGTGACCGAGCGGGTGCAGCGGCTGGAACGGGCCGGGGTGATCCGCGGCTACCGGGTGACGCTGGATCCGGCGGCGCTCGGCCTGCCGCTGACGGCGTTCGCGCGGATTCGACCGGTGGCCGGCCAGCTGGCCCGGATCGTCGCACTCGCCGAGGAACTGCCGGAGATCAGCGAGTGTCACCGGATCACCGGTGAGGACTGCTTCCTGCTGAAGCTGCACGCGGCGAGCATGGCCCACATCGAGTCGATCCTGGACCGTTTCCTGCTGTACGGGCAGACCACCACCTCGGTGGTCGTCTCCACACCGGTGCCGAGGCGCTGCCCGCCGCTGCCCGACGTGCCCTGA
- a CDS encoding EamA family transporter has translation MTTLQPGPTRVGLVGRTVGRLPPTTYFLTSAVFHYLGPSLAVLLFVHVGALGVAWLRIASAALLLGLWRRPWRLLARLDRRQRLLLLALGAVLAAMNSLFYLAVARLPLATVGAVEFLGTILLAALGVRSRRNLIALAVAVGGVATLTEVRVDGSGLGFLFAFGNCALFLLYVVLAARIATADRADGKPGPGASTGGIDRLAAAMVIAAVAATPIGLPAAIPAFGHPWWLLWGVGVGICSSVIPYLTDQLALARLPRATFALLLALLPAAAAVLGLIILHQVPTLTELAGIALVVGGILLHRERG, from the coding sequence ATGACCACACTTCAGCCTGGACCCACCCGGGTCGGGCTCGTCGGCCGGACGGTCGGCCGGCTGCCTCCCACCACCTACTTCCTGACCAGCGCCGTGTTCCACTACCTCGGCCCGTCGCTTGCGGTACTGCTGTTCGTACACGTCGGCGCGCTCGGCGTGGCGTGGCTCCGGATCGCCAGCGCCGCGCTGCTGCTCGGCCTGTGGCGCCGCCCGTGGCGGCTGCTCGCGCGGCTGGACCGGCGGCAGCGCCTGCTGCTGCTCGCCCTCGGCGCGGTACTCGCCGCGATGAACTCGCTGTTCTACCTGGCGGTGGCGCGGCTGCCGCTGGCCACCGTCGGCGCGGTCGAGTTCCTCGGCACCATCCTGCTCGCCGCCCTCGGCGTGCGCAGCCGGCGGAACCTGATCGCCCTCGCCGTCGCCGTGGGCGGTGTCGCCACCCTCACCGAGGTACGCGTCGACGGCAGCGGGCTCGGGTTCCTCTTCGCGTTCGGCAACTGCGCGCTGTTCCTGCTCTACGTCGTGCTCGCGGCCCGCATCGCGACCGCCGACCGGGCCGACGGCAAACCCGGGCCGGGCGCGTCCACCGGCGGGATCGACCGGCTCGCCGCGGCCATGGTGATCGCCGCGGTGGCCGCCACCCCGATCGGCCTGCCGGCCGCGATCCCCGCGTTCGGGCATCCGTGGTGGCTGCTGTGGGGTGTCGGGGTGGGCATCTGCTCGTCGGTCATCCCGTACCTGACCGACCAGCTCGCGCTGGCCCGGCTGCCCCGGGCGACGTTCGCACTGCTGCTCGCGCTGCTCCCGGCGGCCGCGGCCGTGCTCGGCCTGATCATCCTGCACCAGGTACCCACGCTGACCGAACTGGCCGGCATCGCGCTGGTGGTCGGCGGCATCCTGCTGCATCGCGAGCGCGGCTGA